In a genomic window of Pokkaliibacter sp. MBI-7:
- a CDS encoding TIGR03752 family integrating conjugative element protein encodes MMATIRSNGLLKVIIPAAVIGAVAIAYSGRDDSSSDTPAQAAQGTSVRELTSEEKKRLGMDGAQDTVSALVAKIDQMRDSQSKSNQLMQQLLEENDTLRQKAGDVEGAASTAVSSQLASAKNELMGQVGEQLSQFENRMNTVTSQLNAVGSDGAVSGSSMGGAGSVPLPADAGLGGLGGTVTFGGETYMWVEPQDMRKTDANGMVSSTGSQFSFPSSFGEVGSLADKGLSSLNSATNGAAAQVLGSSAEEDAVPVYTVAENATLMGSVSMTALLGRIPINGSVQDPYPFKVVIGSDNLMANGIELPDVAQAVVSGVATGDWVLSCVRGSVTSITFVFTDGTIRTINGQSEEGGQSQGNGSSASGAGAQGATQSLGWLSDPYGIPCISGEKKSNAMEYLSTQFGLGMATAAASASAQSETTSVTGTDAVVTAVTGDAGKYALNSGIAGGLEKVSEWVAQRYGQTFDAIYVPPGQPVALHITRELKIDYELNGRKVSYLSGAGGRSGALD; translated from the coding sequence ATGATGGCGACGATCAGAAGCAATGGACTATTGAAGGTCATCATTCCTGCTGCGGTCATCGGTGCCGTCGCGATTGCCTACTCTGGCCGCGACGACAGCAGTAGCGACACGCCGGCGCAGGCAGCCCAGGGTACCTCTGTGCGGGAGTTGACGTCGGAGGAGAAAAAGCGGTTGGGCATGGACGGTGCTCAGGACACGGTGTCCGCACTGGTCGCAAAGATTGATCAAATGCGCGATTCGCAGTCGAAATCCAACCAGCTGATGCAGCAGTTGCTGGAGGAAAACGACACCTTACGGCAGAAGGCCGGGGATGTGGAAGGTGCAGCCAGTACCGCTGTCTCCAGTCAGCTGGCATCGGCCAAGAACGAGCTGATGGGACAGGTCGGTGAGCAGCTGTCCCAGTTCGAGAACCGCATGAATACCGTCACCAGCCAGCTGAACGCAGTGGGCAGCGACGGCGCCGTCTCAGGCTCATCCATGGGGGGAGCGGGCTCTGTGCCCCTGCCTGCGGATGCGGGTTTAGGGGGGCTGGGGGGTACCGTGACCTTCGGCGGGGAAACCTATATGTGGGTGGAGCCGCAGGACATGCGTAAGACCGATGCCAACGGCATGGTGTCCAGTACGGGAAGTCAGTTCAGTTTCCCCTCGTCATTCGGTGAGGTGGGTTCGCTGGCTGACAAAGGACTGAGTTCACTCAACAGCGCCACAAACGGTGCGGCGGCTCAGGTGCTGGGAAGTTCAGCAGAGGAAGACGCTGTGCCAGTGTACACCGTCGCAGAGAACGCCACCCTGATGGGTTCGGTCTCTATGACCGCGCTGTTGGGACGTATCCCGATCAATGGTTCTGTGCAGGACCCCTACCCATTCAAGGTTGTCATCGGTTCAGACAACCTGATGGCTAACGGCATCGAGCTGCCGGATGTGGCGCAGGCCGTGGTATCAGGTGTGGCCACAGGCGACTGGGTACTGAGCTGTGTGCGGGGTTCTGTCACTTCCATCACCTTCGTTTTCACCGACGGCACCATTCGCACTATCAACGGCCAGAGCGAAGAAGGCGGGCAAAGTCAGGGCAACGGATCATCGGCATCAGGTGCCGGAGCGCAGGGAGCGACACAAAGCCTGGGATGGTTATCCGATCCCTATGGGATTCCCTGTATCTCCGGTGAGAAAAAATCCAATGCCATGGAGTACCTGTCGACTCAGTTCGGTTTAGGGATGGCCACCGCAGCGGCCTCCGCTTCTGCCCAGTCAGAGACCACGTCGGTCACCGGGACGGATGCCGTGGTCACTGCTGTCACAGGCGATGCGGGTAAATATGCGCTGAATAGCGGCATCGCCGGCGGCCTGGAGAAAGTCAGCGAGTGGGTCGCTCAGCGTTACGGCCAGACCTTTGATGCTATCTACGTGCCACCGGGTCAGCCGGTGGCGCTGCATATCACCCGGGAGCTCAAGATCGATTATGAGCTGAATGGCCGCAAGGTCAGTTATCTGTCGGGGGCGGGTGGCCGTTCTGGGGCGTTGGATTGA
- a CDS encoding TIGR03745 family integrating conjugative element membrane protein: MVLFRLARSLYGRMGKATLQAYVILGSILLTSPAWAGGLPKMEAPSTGADGGNLATFKGYLYDALIVVGLGLATWAFLSVGSNTIATYKAWRMQKAELSELGLVAGMGGALVILVLYLANKAAAILA, translated from the coding sequence ATGGTGTTGTTTCGTTTAGCACGTTCACTGTATGGACGCATGGGTAAGGCAACGCTACAGGCGTATGTGATCCTTGGCAGTATTCTGCTCACATCACCCGCCTGGGCGGGGGGGCTCCCCAAAATGGAGGCGCCGTCCACAGGCGCCGACGGTGGCAACCTGGCCACATTCAAAGGCTATCTCTATGACGCTTTGATCGTAGTGGGTCTGGGATTGGCCACCTGGGCATTCCTGTCGGTGGGCTCCAATACGATAGCAACCTACAAGGCCTGGCGTATGCAGAAGGCTGAACTCAGTGAGCTGGGTCTGGTCGCAGGCATGGGGGGCGCACTGGTGATTCTGGTGCTTTACCTGGCCAACAAAGCCGCCGCCATTCTCGCGTGA
- a CDS encoding TIGR03749 family integrating conjugative element protein, with the protein MKMMTRMGVSLVVGMVLSPLASAVELVHWNRVPIKTALAVGQERIVYVDRNVKLALPVALADTLRVQNAGGALYLKAAAPFPETRIPLQVVETGEIILLDVTAQDAATVTANSSAYEPMKVLYGEGDDLSSFGITAGLSPNYASDGMPGSAGAGAVSARASGSSANSAAAPAAPRPTADDAVAGRIGRTDATSRTPAPISLTRYAAQNMYAPLRTVEALPGVSAVPVRAKGPLGSLLPSLDVDARAVAAWKLADYTVTAVRLINRAPRAVLLDPRLLNGDLYSAAFQHPTLGPAGSAEDTTTAYLVTQGKGLESALLPLPYRPAKGAK; encoded by the coding sequence ATGAAGATGATGACACGCATGGGTGTAAGCCTGGTCGTGGGGATGGTGCTGTCTCCCCTGGCTTCTGCCGTGGAGCTGGTGCACTGGAATCGGGTGCCGATCAAAACCGCACTGGCTGTCGGCCAGGAACGGATTGTCTATGTGGATCGTAATGTGAAGCTGGCCCTGCCGGTGGCCCTGGCCGATACCCTGCGGGTACAGAATGCCGGTGGGGCGCTGTACCTCAAAGCCGCTGCACCCTTTCCCGAAACCCGTATTCCGCTTCAGGTAGTGGAAACAGGCGAGATTATTCTGCTGGACGTGACCGCGCAGGATGCGGCCACCGTCACAGCCAACAGCTCGGCCTATGAGCCGATGAAGGTGCTGTACGGGGAAGGGGATGACCTGAGCAGCTTTGGTATCACGGCAGGTCTGTCGCCCAACTATGCCAGTGATGGGATGCCGGGCAGTGCAGGTGCGGGCGCCGTGTCTGCTCGTGCGTCAGGTTCGTCAGCGAACAGCGCAGCGGCTCCCGCCGCACCGCGCCCGACGGCCGATGATGCCGTCGCCGGTCGCATTGGCCGCACGGATGCCACCTCTCGCACTCCTGCCCCTATTTCTCTCACGCGCTATGCCGCGCAGAACATGTACGCCCCGTTACGTACCGTCGAGGCACTGCCTGGTGTGAGCGCGGTACCCGTGCGCGCCAAAGGCCCGCTGGGATCGCTGCTGCCCTCGCTCGATGTCGATGCCCGTGCCGTCGCGGCCTGGAAACTGGCTGACTACACCGTCACGGCAGTACGCCTGATCAATCGGGCTCCTCGTGCGGTCCTGCTCGACCCCCGTCTGCTGAATGGGGATCTGTATAGTGCCGCCTTTCAGCATCCGACGCTGGGGCCGGCAGGTAGCGCCGAGGATACCACGACGGCGTATCTGGTGACGCAGGGCAAAGGTCTGGAGTCCGCCCTGCTGCCCCTGCCCTACCGCCCAGCTAAAGGAGCGAAATGA
- a CDS encoding PFL_4703 family integrating conjugative element protein has product MSRHRTALSSRDSHITSLRLVIALLAAIAGFTSWGWYTAPRHLTVHNPPDLRSGSTRAWWEVPPSTVYSFAFYIFQQLNYWPRDGESDYHERIETLRAYLTPSCKAWLDSDYERRKVSQELTDRVRSVAEIPGRGVSDDRVHIQDRDHWVVDLELMLTESVHGESVKKLAMLHPLKVVRWDMNPETNPFGLALDCYDSLPERLDGSVMEEVK; this is encoded by the coding sequence ATGAGCCGACATCGCACTGCGCTGTCATCACGAGACTCGCACATCACCAGTCTGCGACTGGTGATTGCGCTGTTAGCCGCGATTGCAGGGTTCACGTCGTGGGGGTGGTATACCGCTCCCCGTCATTTGACTGTACACAACCCGCCTGACCTGCGCAGTGGCAGTACCCGCGCCTGGTGGGAGGTGCCACCCAGCACGGTTTACTCATTTGCCTTTTATATTTTCCAGCAACTGAACTACTGGCCGCGTGATGGTGAGAGTGACTATCACGAGCGGATTGAGACGCTGCGTGCGTATCTCACCCCGTCCTGCAAGGCCTGGCTGGATAGCGACTATGAACGCCGTAAGGTGAGCCAGGAGCTGACCGACCGGGTGCGTTCTGTCGCAGAGATTCCAGGGCGCGGGGTTTCGGATGACCGGGTACATATCCAGGATCGCGACCACTGGGTGGTGGATCTGGAGTTAATGCTGACCGAAAGCGTTCATGGTGAGTCGGTCAAGAAGCTGGCCATGCTGCATCCGTTGAAGGTGGTGCGCTGGGATATGAATCCTGAAACGAACCCATTTGGACTGGCCCTGGATTGCTATGACTCCCTGCCAGAGCGACTGGATGGCAGTGTGATGGAGGAGGTGAAATGA
- a CDS encoding RAQPRD family integrative conjugative element protein, producing the protein MKLTFRLRLSRWPPQPGLCRSLLCGLGMGMALTSLSVSAASSAEQEELSLVLKQLDSIQMILDRSEVAQRSRAGDRYAFNYDQAKADLARMSRGISQYLSPSRAQPRDASQLSGAYQVDQRCKQE; encoded by the coding sequence ATGAAACTGACCTTTCGTTTACGCCTTTCACGCTGGCCACCCCAGCCAGGGTTATGCCGCTCGTTGTTGTGTGGTCTCGGTATGGGAATGGCGCTGACATCGCTGTCGGTGTCGGCGGCGTCCTCTGCTGAACAGGAGGAGTTGAGTCTGGTCCTGAAGCAGCTGGACTCGATCCAGATGATTCTGGACCGCTCTGAAGTCGCACAGCGCTCCCGCGCAGGGGATCGATACGCCTTCAACTATGACCAGGCGAAGGCTGACTTGGCGCGGATGTCGAGAGGCATCAGCCAATACCTGTCTCCCTCACGGGCGCAGCCTCGTGATGCTTCGCAGCTGAGCGGTGCCTATCAGGTGGATCAGCGCTGCAAGCAGGAGTAG
- a CDS encoding TIGR03751 family conjugal transfer lipoprotein, producing MMASKWIAVLGMVAVAGMTGCSTSKDKMFPTNGATMLDIYHGQGIDTAGLSGMGGTSTNQRQLMDARASLRRPLGDGIYDQQALATAGKPTAEVMVARQAWGNRVAEVNGDYTRTAANEIVSQFPRLPNPDLVVYVFPHLAGNEPAPIPGYSTVIPFYSRIQYAMPGERLGDY from the coding sequence ATGATGGCAAGTAAATGGATTGCGGTGCTGGGGATGGTTGCTGTTGCAGGTATGACAGGCTGCTCGACCTCCAAAGACAAGATGTTTCCCACTAATGGGGCAACCATGCTGGATATCTACCATGGTCAGGGGATTGATACCGCAGGGCTGAGCGGGATGGGCGGTACCAGTACGAACCAACGTCAGTTGATGGATGCCCGCGCGTCACTTCGTCGCCCGCTGGGTGACGGTATCTATGATCAGCAGGCGTTGGCCACGGCAGGCAAGCCCACCGCCGAGGTGATGGTGGCCAGGCAGGCATGGGGCAATCGGGTGGCTGAGGTGAACGGGGATTACACCCGCACGGCGGCCAATGAGATCGTCAGCCAGTTCCCGCGCCTGCCCAACCCGGATCTGGTGGTGTATGTGTTTCCGCACCTGGCCGGTAATGAGCCGGCACCGATTCCGGGTTACTCCACGGTGATCCCGTTCTATTCGCGGATCCAGTACGCGATGCCCGGCGAACGCCTGGGCGACTACTGA
- a CDS encoding TIGR03750 family conjugal transfer protein: MTKNEDARYLPERLNREPTVIRGLTNNELLLVIGSGVVVGLVLGVFIVVLLLPGQLPAIPTSMAVCGYLALRFGSDRLAAAKRNKPGAWFYRMLEWRLHHGSVSRLFFRKASLIDQDATWWLRREGVRRRLRRKRQGMFD, encoded by the coding sequence GTGACTAAAAACGAGGATGCACGCTACCTGCCTGAGCGGCTGAATCGGGAGCCCACGGTGATCCGTGGGCTAACCAACAACGAGCTGTTACTGGTCATCGGCAGTGGTGTGGTAGTGGGCCTCGTGCTGGGAGTGTTCATCGTCGTTCTGCTACTGCCAGGGCAATTGCCGGCCATCCCCACCAGTATGGCGGTGTGTGGCTATCTGGCCCTGCGTTTTGGCAGCGACCGACTGGCTGCCGCCAAACGCAATAAGCCCGGTGCCTGGTTTTACCGCATGTTGGAGTGGCGGCTGCATCACGGCAGTGTCAGCCGCCTGTTTTTTCGTAAGGCATCACTGATCGATCAGGATGCAACCTGGTGGCTCCGCCGTGAGGGGGTACGGCGCCGATTGAGACGGAAACGCCAGGGCATGTTCGACTGA
- a CDS encoding TIGR03758 family integrating conjugative element protein produces MDDKQLAAYKMAGGGNPADGYLVFVGGFLTLYLLWSCWVLITIWKGTAEMDRDKRWDKVQWQVLRVVTLFLILVWFLNNG; encoded by the coding sequence ATGGATGATAAGCAACTGGCCGCCTACAAGATGGCCGGCGGTGGCAACCCGGCAGATGGCTACCTCGTCTTTGTTGGCGGCTTTCTGACTCTTTATCTGCTGTGGTCCTGCTGGGTGTTAATCACGATCTGGAAAGGCACTGCAGAGATGGATCGGGATAAACGCTGGGACAAGGTTCAGTGGCAGGTGCTTCGCGTTGTGACCCTCTTTCTGATCCTGGTGTGGTTTTTAAACAACGGTTGA